A window of Bacteroidota bacterium contains these coding sequences:
- a CDS encoding AtpZ/AtpI family protein → MPTNPTNSPKKNQPDYSYMRYASMATQMLVIIGLGVWGGVKLDAYFGLKVPVCTLSLSLLSVAAAIYLSIKDFIKKK, encoded by the coding sequence ATGCCGACAAACCCAACGAACTCTCCAAAGAAAAATCAGCCTGATTATTCTTACATGCGCTATGCTTCAATGGCCACGCAGATGCTGGTCATTATTGGCCTAGGCGTATGGGGAGGAGTTAAGCTGGATGCCTATTTCGGACTCAAAGTTCCGGTGTGTACTTTGTCTCTTAGTTTGTTATCCGTTGCCGCGGCAATTTATCTCAGTATAAAAGACTTTATCAAGAAGAAATAG
- a CDS encoding polymer-forming cytoskeletal protein → MFNKTGKNTLPAVKGGEGASSSINLIGAGTVIEGDIRSNGDIRIDGTVYGHVISKAKVVIGATGVVEGDVNSQNSDVSGTIKGKTVVSELLFLKATSKVIGDIVTGKLVVEVGATFTGSCNMGPVIKDINNADKPNELSKEKSA, encoded by the coding sequence ATGTTCAATAAAACCGGAAAAAACACTCTCCCTGCGGTAAAAGGAGGCGAAGGAGCATCATCTTCCATCAACCTGATTGGAGCCGGAACGGTCATTGAAGGCGATATTCGTTCCAATGGCGATATACGAATTGATGGAACGGTTTATGGCCATGTAATATCGAAAGCAAAAGTGGTGATTGGTGCTACAGGTGTGGTAGAAGGAGATGTAAACAGTCAGAATTCCGATGTCTCAGGAACCATCAAAGGGAAAACGGTAGTGTCAGAACTTTTGTTTTTAAAAGCAACATCAAAGGTCATCGGTGACATCGTAACAGGAAAATTAGTTGTTGAAGTGGGTGCTACATTTACCGGGTCATGCAACATGGGCCCTGTAATCAAGGATATCAATAATGCCGACAAACCCAACGAACTCTCCAAAGAAAAATCAGCCTGA
- the atpB gene encoding F0F1 ATP synthase subunit A — translation MLQLIHNQGFLRAKAILVALMFVLFSGLAFANEEGDSLNAQAEPAHSEVATESEHHEPAEKKFDAGAMILEHIGDSHDWHLWGKGHSAVSVPLPVILYNSERGLTVFSSGHFHHGEMAHNGYRLNEKGKVEAINEMEEISAESTTMNEALTASTIDFSITKNVAALLFSIILILWMFISVAKAYGRRKGEAPKGLQSLIEPLVVFVRDDIAKASIGPKYEKFMPYLLTVFFFIWINNLLGLIPILPGGANVTGNIAVTLTLAVLTFLITSFAANKSYWRHVFAMPGVPVGVLVLLTPIELLGVFLRPFVLTIRLFANITAGHIIALSFFSLIFIFGEASAGAGWGVSVLSVAFVIFMTVLELLVAFLQAYVFTFLSAIYFGAAVEEHHHDHDGHDAHVEEAAIV, via the coding sequence ATGTTGCAACTAATTCATAATCAGGGATTTTTGAGAGCGAAAGCGATATTGGTAGCCTTAATGTTCGTTCTGTTCAGTGGGCTTGCTTTTGCCAATGAAGAAGGTGACAGCTTAAATGCTCAGGCTGAACCGGCTCATTCAGAAGTTGCCACCGAATCCGAACATCATGAACCAGCGGAAAAGAAATTTGACGCCGGTGCCATGATCCTTGAACACATTGGTGATTCTCATGATTGGCATTTATGGGGAAAAGGCCACAGTGCGGTATCTGTTCCACTTCCGGTGATCCTTTACAATAGTGAACGCGGTTTAACGGTTTTTTCATCCGGTCATTTTCATCATGGTGAAATGGCTCACAACGGTTACCGTTTGAATGAAAAAGGTAAGGTTGAAGCGATCAATGAAATGGAAGAAATTTCAGCTGAAAGCACGACTATGAATGAAGCGCTCACAGCCTCAACAATCGATTTTTCAATTACCAAAAATGTAGCAGCGCTTCTTTTTAGCATCATTTTGATTCTTTGGATGTTCATTTCTGTTGCGAAGGCCTATGGTCGTCGTAAAGGAGAGGCTCCAAAAGGACTTCAATCCCTTATCGAACCACTTGTTGTTTTCGTTCGCGATGACATTGCAAAAGCCAGTATTGGTCCCAAGTATGAAAAATTCATGCCTTATCTTCTCACGGTTTTCTTTTTCATCTGGATCAATAACCTGCTTGGTTTGATTCCGATTTTACCGGGAGGGGCCAATGTAACAGGAAATATTGCAGTGACATTAACACTTGCAGTATTGACTTTCCTGATCACGAGTTTCGCTGCAAACAAAAGTTACTGGCGACACGTCTTTGCTATGCCCGGAGTTCCGGTTGGAGTTTTGGTGTTACTGACGCCGATTGAATTGTTGGGAGTTTTCCTTCGTCCATTTGTATTGACAATCCGATTGTTCGCGAACATCACCGCAGGTCACATCATCGCATTGTCTTTCTTCAGTCTCATCTTCATTTTTGGTGAAGCGAGTGCCGGAGCAGGATGGGGAGTATCGGTGCTTTCGGTTGCCTTCGTAATATTCATGACAGTATTGGAATTGCTTGTCGCATTCCTTCAGGCATATGTATTCACTTTCCTCTCCGCGATCTATTTCGGAGCGGCAGTGGAGGAGCATCATCATGATCACGATGGTCATGACGCGCATGTGGAAGAGGCTGCTATCGTATAA
- a CDS encoding tetratricopeptide repeat protein — MRAQTTKIFSQFYSIDHPMISRSIFQRSGWPACFVLATLSIFGLSCSNTKDSMFTRTFHNLSAHYNGYYNAGLKLEEGTDKLALSHEDKYDRILKVFQYANAEKSKAIYPLMDDAMKRTSNVIARHTILDKNANEKPNSEKWIDDNWLLYGKCLFFKHEYFEAMEAFKYVEVTYKKESTRHLGSLWIAKTYLELTQLKEAEDKLDYLRNQGDFPKKNKWELAAVNADFFLQTKNYPKAIEHLTKASILAPKREDRIRFMFILAQLHQQQEEYQKAFQLYSKVIKMNPKYEMAFNARINRARCYDANSKNGEEVKKELAKLQKDPKNKDFLDQIYYALAGLAKKEGKPDEEFDNLNKSVRASTSNQNQKALSYLELAKIYFAKPDYRNAQAYYDSTVTNLSNDHPDYTEVLNRRNSLTKLVRNLNIITTEDSLQGLAKMTPEQRQQLVDAKIKDEEEAKQKKQEEEQVNQIFDQAKPDQVNQMNKGTGSNWYFYNTQAISFGFNEFTKKWGNRKLEDNWRRSNKESTSNIIESEGTDTLVTSEKEIKDPKLAAEKKKQDMLAAVPATPEALDKSTKKIIDAYYNAAMIYREQLNDYPASVAMFEELLQKYPDNKYMLQSYYQLYRIYAQMGNTQKSEYYKNIILTKHGDTEYAEIIRNPNYAEERANKKSNLEIFYEDTYRKYLNGEYADVIKRKGEADVQFPQSILAPKFDFLKTLAIGKTQPIPAFEASLNDIVRTYGNDPVKDEAQNILDYLHNSGGKAPEPEPAVANPDSASNLKLFSYNPDTLHYVIIIFQAVGGPVDGNKLKNKISDFNSANYSQKGITMMDMMLDHRNKIMILKSFPGKAEALSYNSHLYDNDEVYGNLNPDSYQQYVISANNFAALMREKNTNKYEDFYRMFYR; from the coding sequence TTGCGGGCTCAGACGACCAAAATATTTTCGCAGTTTTATTCTATTGATCATCCGATGATTTCCCGCAGTATTTTTCAACGCAGCGGCTGGCCTGCTTGTTTTGTTCTGGCTACCCTGTCCATATTTGGACTTTCGTGCTCCAACACGAAAGATTCCATGTTCACCAGAACATTTCACAATCTGAGTGCCCATTACAATGGGTATTATAATGCGGGTCTGAAACTGGAGGAAGGAACGGATAAACTCGCGCTTTCACACGAAGACAAATACGATCGTATTCTCAAAGTATTTCAGTACGCGAACGCGGAAAAATCCAAAGCCATTTATCCGCTGATGGATGACGCGATGAAACGTACTTCCAACGTGATTGCACGTCACACTATTTTGGATAAAAACGCGAATGAGAAACCGAATTCCGAAAAGTGGATCGATGACAATTGGTTGCTTTACGGGAAATGTTTGTTCTTCAAGCATGAGTATTTTGAAGCCATGGAGGCTTTCAAATATGTGGAGGTCACCTACAAAAAGGAAAGCACCCGTCACCTCGGTTCATTGTGGATTGCGAAAACCTATCTTGAGCTGACACAGTTGAAGGAAGCGGAGGATAAACTTGATTATTTGCGTAATCAGGGTGATTTTCCAAAGAAGAATAAATGGGAGCTGGCGGCTGTGAATGCCGATTTTTTCCTGCAAACAAAGAACTACCCTAAAGCCATCGAGCATTTGACCAAGGCATCAATCCTTGCGCCGAAGAGAGAGGACAGAATTCGCTTTATGTTTATTCTCGCTCAACTTCATCAGCAGCAGGAGGAATACCAGAAAGCCTTTCAATTGTATTCGAAAGTCATCAAAATGAACCCGAAGTATGAAATGGCATTCAATGCCAGGATCAACCGGGCCCGTTGTTATGACGCGAATAGTAAAAATGGGGAAGAAGTAAAAAAGGAACTTGCAAAACTTCAGAAAGATCCGAAGAACAAAGACTTTCTGGATCAGATTTATTATGCCCTCGCCGGACTTGCAAAGAAAGAAGGCAAACCGGATGAGGAGTTTGATAACCTGAACAAGTCAGTTCGTGCCAGCACCAGCAACCAAAATCAAAAAGCCTTATCCTACCTGGAACTGGCTAAAATTTATTTTGCAAAACCGGATTATCGGAATGCCCAGGCTTATTACGATAGTACAGTTACTAATTTATCCAATGACCATCCTGATTATACAGAAGTGCTGAACAGAAGGAACAGCCTGACCAAGCTGGTCAGAAATCTGAATATTATTACAACCGAAGACAGTCTGCAAGGGTTGGCAAAAATGACTCCGGAACAAAGACAGCAATTGGTCGATGCAAAGATTAAGGACGAAGAGGAAGCCAAACAGAAAAAGCAGGAAGAAGAACAGGTAAACCAGATTTTCGACCAGGCAAAGCCGGATCAGGTGAATCAGATGAACAAAGGCACCGGCTCCAACTGGTATTTTTACAATACGCAGGCGATCAGTTTTGGCTTTAATGAATTTACAAAAAAATGGGGCAATCGAAAACTGGAAGATAACTGGAGAAGAAGTAATAAAGAATCCACTTCCAATATCATTGAATCTGAAGGCACAGATACACTTGTGACTTCTGAAAAAGAAATAAAAGATCCGAAGCTTGCTGCTGAAAAGAAAAAACAGGACATGCTGGCCGCGGTTCCGGCAACTCCCGAGGCACTCGATAAGTCTACCAAGAAAATTATTGACGCGTATTATAACGCGGCAATGATTTACCGTGAACAATTGAACGATTACCCGGCTTCTGTTGCAATGTTTGAAGAGCTTTTGCAAAAATATCCCGACAACAAATACATGCTGCAAAGTTATTACCAGCTGTACAGGATCTATGCGCAAATGGGCAACACACAGAAATCAGAATATTATAAAAACATCATTCTGACAAAACACGGAGATACCGAGTATGCGGAAATCATCCGAAATCCGAATTATGCTGAGGAGCGCGCGAACAAAAAATCAAATCTTGAGATTTTTTACGAAGACACATACCGTAAATATCTGAATGGTGAATATGCGGATGTGATCAAACGTAAAGGTGAAGCGGATGTACAATTCCCGCAAAGTATTCTCGCGCCTAAATTTGATTTCCTGAAAACGCTTGCCATCGGTAAAACGCAACCAATTCCTGCATTTGAAGCGTCCCTGAACGATATTGTCCGCACCTATGGAAATGATCCGGTAAAGGATGAAGCACAAAACATTTTGGATTATTTGCACAACAGCGGAGGAAAAGCTCCCGAACCGGAGCCGGCTGTTGCCAATCCGGATTCAGCATCCAACTTAAAACTGTTTTCATACAATCCGGATACTTTACATTATGTAATCATCATTTTCCAGGCTGTAGGCGGACCTGTTGACGGGAATAAGCTGAAAAACAAAATATCGGATTTCAACAGCGCCAACTATAGTCAAAAGGGAATAACGATGATGGACATGATGCTGGATCACCGCAATAAAATTATGATCCTTAAATCTTTTCCGGGCAAGGCCGAAGCATTATCTTACAACAGTCATTTGTATGATAATGATGAAGTGTATGGCAACCTTAATCCCGACAGCTATCAGCAGTATGTAATTTCAGCGAATAATTTTGCTGCACTTATGCGAGAAAAGAATACGAATAAGTATGAGGATTTTTACCGCATGTTTTATCGGTAA
- the atpE gene encoding ATP synthase F0 subunit C, with translation MLSSILLDAQNLGNLGLGGGVAALGAGLAAVGAGLGIGRIGGSALESIARQPEVANDIRANMILTAALVEGAAFFAMVVGLLVVLKVA, from the coding sequence ATGTTATCTTCAATTCTTCTTGATGCACAAAACCTCGGAAACCTTGGTCTTGGTGGTGGTGTTGCTGCATTGGGCGCAGGTCTTGCTGCCGTAGGCGCTGGCTTGGGCATTGGTCGTATCGGTGGTTCCGCTCTGGAATCAATCGCTCGTCAGCCTGAAGTTGCCAACGACATTCGTGCAAACATGATCTTGACTGCCGCTCTCGTAGAAGGTGCTGCCTTCTTCGCGATGGTTGTCGGCCTGCTTGTTGTTTTGAAAGTTGCTTAA
- a CDS encoding F0F1 ATP synthase subunit B: MELIKPEIGLLFWMSVSFLTLLFLLGKFAWPVILKSLKEREESIAEALNSAKRAKEEMAALVAGNERLIQEARAERDQMLKEARDAKDAIIAEAKTKSQTEANKIMAAARETINTEKMAAITELKNQVAIMSIEIAEKILRQELSNDEKQKSLMQNLMKDINLN, from the coding sequence ATGGAATTGATCAAACCCGAAATCGGCCTTCTTTTCTGGATGTCCGTATCGTTTCTTACGCTGTTGTTCCTTCTGGGAAAATTTGCATGGCCGGTGATTCTGAAATCACTGAAAGAGCGTGAAGAATCTATTGCTGAAGCGTTGAATTCCGCCAAACGTGCGAAGGAAGAAATGGCCGCACTGGTTGCAGGAAATGAGCGTCTGATCCAGGAAGCCCGGGCAGAACGCGATCAAATGCTGAAAGAAGCCCGTGACGCGAAAGACGCGATCATCGCCGAAGCAAAAACAAAATCCCAGACAGAAGCGAATAAAATTATGGCTGCTGCTCGTGAGACCATCAATACTGAAAAAATGGCCGCGATCACTGAATTGAAAAATCAGGTGGCAATCATGTCTATTGAAATCGCGGAAAAAATTCTGCGTCAGGAATTGAGCAACGATGAAAAGCAAAAGTCGTTGATGCAAAATCTGATGAAAGACATTAATTTAAATTGA
- a CDS encoding 1-deoxy-D-xylulose-5-phosphate reductoisomerase: MQEKKHIAILGSTGSIGTQALDVIRQQADHFVVEVLTSNNNAELLIKQAIQYLPNAVVIGDVNKLEMVRQALSSVPVKVFAGEEALAEIVTMDDIDIVLTALVGYAGLKPTLNAIRSGKHIALANKETLVVAGELVTALAKEKAVNIYPVDSEHSAIFQCLAGEWHNPIEKIYLTASGGPFRGKDRAFLSSVKKEQALKHPNWEMGAKITIDSASLMNKGLEIIEARWLFNLRPGQIDVIVHPQSIIHSIVQFQDGSMKAQMGLPDMKLPIQYALAYPQRLKADFPRFDFLNYPSLSFEKPDVETFRNLGLAIDAMKRGGNMPCIVNAANEIAVAAFLKDQIGFLEMSDMIEGCMNKVPFLSHPTYEDYVKTDFETRRLATELLPASSI; this comes from the coding sequence ATGCAGGAGAAGAAACATATTGCCATTCTTGGTTCAACCGGATCGATCGGAACTCAGGCCCTCGATGTTATTCGTCAGCAAGCCGATCACTTTGTTGTTGAAGTGCTCACGTCGAATAACAATGCGGAGCTGTTGATCAAACAGGCTATCCAGTATTTACCCAACGCGGTTGTGATTGGCGATGTGAACAAACTGGAAATGGTCCGCCAGGCTTTATCTTCTGTTCCGGTAAAGGTATTCGCCGGTGAAGAGGCGCTTGCGGAAATTGTGACGATGGATGATATCGACATCGTACTCACAGCTCTGGTCGGTTACGCCGGACTTAAGCCTACATTAAATGCGATTCGTTCCGGAAAACACATTGCTCTTGCAAACAAAGAAACACTGGTTGTCGCCGGAGAATTGGTGACCGCATTGGCCAAAGAGAAAGCTGTAAATATTTATCCTGTTGACTCCGAACATTCGGCAATTTTTCAATGTCTTGCCGGAGAATGGCACAATCCGATTGAAAAAATTTATCTCACTGCTTCCGGCGGCCCCTTCCGTGGTAAAGACAGAGCTTTTTTATCTTCAGTAAAAAAAGAACAGGCTCTGAAACATCCCAATTGGGAAATGGGTGCCAAGATTACGATTGACAGCGCTTCTTTAATGAATAAAGGTCTTGAAATCATCGAAGCACGCTGGTTGTTTAATCTCCGTCCGGGTCAGATTGATGTAATCGTTCATCCACAAAGTATCATACACAGCATCGTTCAGTTTCAGGATGGCTCAATGAAAGCACAAATGGGTCTGCCGGATATGAAATTGCCGATTCAGTATGCACTTGCATACCCACAACGTCTGAAAGCTGATTTCCCCAGATTCGATTTCCTGAATTATCCTTCACTTTCGTTTGAAAAACCGGACGTGGAAACGTTTCGCAATCTCGGACTTGCAATCGACGCGATGAAACGTGGAGGCAATATGCCTTGTATTGTCAACGCGGCGAATGAAATTGCCGTTGCCGCTTTTCTCAAAGACCAGATAGGCTTCCTGGAAATGAGCGATATGATTGAAGGCTGTATGAATAAAGTACCTTTCCTGTCGCACCCTACCTATGAAGATTATGTGAAAACGGATTTTGAAACCCGCAGACTTGCAACGGAATTACTACCGGCCTCATCTATTTAA
- a CDS encoding bile acid:sodium symporter — MKNTLARYGIDWFLPALAGVIILAKYFPQAGVQTGHFSLTEIAGYGITLIFFFYGLRQDPVNFAKGLTNWKMHLLIQSTTFLFFPLIALCIRPFFNSTDSTMLWTGIFYLCVLPSTVSTSVVMVSISGGNVPAAIFNASLSGIAGVFITPLWMSLMSTSGNTVMDLSGIVIKLIVQILLPVILGMLLHSRFGKFAEQNKKQLRRFDQIIILAIVYTSFAHSFVNQAFSGIGFDRILLLGIGMVVLFIVVFGLLYLYGRLLGFSEADRKTVAFCGSKKSLVHGSVMASVFFQHAATAGVILLPLMIYHALQIVLASMIAGKMKSKAG, encoded by the coding sequence TTGAAAAACACTTTAGCACGTTACGGAATTGATTGGTTTCTGCCGGCTTTGGCGGGGGTCATTATTCTTGCAAAATATTTTCCGCAGGCCGGTGTTCAAACAGGGCATTTTTCTTTGACCGAAATAGCAGGCTATGGAATTACGCTCATTTTTTTCTTCTATGGTTTGCGTCAGGATCCGGTGAATTTTGCAAAAGGTTTAACAAACTGGAAAATGCACTTGCTGATCCAGTCAACTACGTTTTTGTTCTTCCCCTTGATAGCTTTATGCATCCGACCGTTCTTTAATAGTACCGATTCAACAATGTTATGGACGGGAATTTTCTACTTGTGTGTGCTGCCATCGACTGTATCCACTTCGGTTGTCATGGTTTCTATTTCCGGGGGAAATGTTCCGGCAGCAATTTTTAATGCCAGCCTCTCCGGAATTGCAGGCGTTTTCATCACGCCTTTATGGATGAGCTTGATGAGCACAAGCGGGAACACAGTGATGGACCTGAGCGGGATCGTGATCAAACTGATTGTCCAGATTTTGTTACCGGTTATTTTGGGAATGCTCTTACATTCAAGATTTGGCAAATTTGCCGAACAAAATAAAAAGCAACTTCGCCGCTTCGATCAGATTATTATCCTCGCGATTGTTTACACCTCTTTCGCTCATTCTTTTGTCAACCAGGCTTTTTCCGGAATAGGATTCGATCGGATACTTCTACTGGGAATCGGCATGGTCGTCTTGTTTATTGTGGTGTTTGGATTGCTCTACTTGTATGGAAGATTATTGGGATTCAGTGAGGCGGATCGTAAAACCGTAGCATTCTGCGGCTCAAAAAAGTCTCTTGTGCATGGATCGGTTATGGCAAGTGTGTTTTTCCAACATGCCGCAACCGCCGGGGTAATTTTGCTCCCTTTGATGATTTATCATGCATTGCAAATTGTTTTGGCGAGCATGATTGCCGGGAAAATGAAATCAAAAGCAGGGTAA
- a CDS encoding M23 family metallopeptidase, giving the protein MAEDKNKRTWLRRLKNRFRLVVMNEETFEEKASFRLRPLNVFVAFGLGAILLVILTSFIIAFTGLREYIPGYADLKTQRRVLYLVQKTDSMEQEIESRDQYIENIRKVIDGNFTKNNPDQQASGTVSNYDTIHKLRKSPEDSLLRQEIESQDQFSLAVNDNSSLSNSISSFLFFPPVKGTLTNRFDPVNKHFGIDIVSNPNEPIKSTLDGTVVLANFTSETGWVIGIQHSNNLFSFYKHNSALLKKVGDFVKAGEVIAVIGNSGELSEGPHLHFELWFNGTSLDPKKYIAF; this is encoded by the coding sequence ATGGCAGAAGACAAAAATAAACGAACATGGCTGCGCCGGTTGAAGAACCGTTTCCGGCTTGTGGTAATGAACGAAGAAACTTTTGAAGAAAAAGCATCCTTTCGTTTGCGGCCTTTGAATGTTTTTGTCGCCTTCGGATTGGGCGCCATTTTGCTGGTGATTCTAACATCGTTCATCATTGCCTTTACCGGTCTCCGGGAATACATTCCGGGATATGCTGATCTGAAAACACAGCGTCGTGTGCTTTATCTGGTTCAGAAAACTGATTCCATGGAACAGGAAATTGAATCCCGTGATCAGTATATTGAAAATATCCGAAAAGTGATTGACGGGAATTTCACGAAGAACAACCCCGATCAACAAGCTTCGGGAACTGTAAGCAATTACGATACGATCCACAAGCTCCGCAAATCACCGGAAGATTCCCTGCTCAGGCAGGAAATAGAATCTCAGGACCAATTTTCACTGGCCGTAAACGACAACTCTTCTCTATCGAACAGCATTAGCAGTTTCCTGTTTTTTCCTCCTGTAAAAGGAACACTTACGAATCGTTTTGATCCGGTCAACAAACATTTCGGTATTGATATTGTTTCGAATCCGAATGAACCGATTAAATCCACTCTGGATGGTACTGTTGTACTTGCCAATTTTACTTCCGAAACAGGATGGGTCATTGGTATACAGCACAGCAACAATTTGTTTTCGTTTTACAAACACAATTCCGCTCTTCTGAAAAAAGTCGGCGACTTCGTCAAGGCCGGAGAGGTGATTGCCGTCATCGGAAACTCCGGAGAATTGAGTGAAGGTCCGCATTTGCATTTTGAACTTTGGTTCAATGGAACTTCTCTGGATCCAAAAAAATATATCGCTTTCTGA
- a CDS encoding GH3 auxin-responsive promoter family protein encodes MGFLSVLSRPLAAWTARETRYWSRNAVLFQQRIFQQLLFSGKETLFGKDHWLTSVKTYVQFREQVPVRDYEGLKNYFEKIKAGEENVMWPGKPLYLSKTSGTTSGAKYIPITRASIPNHINSTRNALLSYIHETGNSKFLDGKLIFISGSPALETMNGIPVGRLSGIVNHHVPAYLRRNQMPTYATNCIDDWETKVETIANETLHENMSFISGIPPWVQMYFDKLHEKTGKRIKDIFPNFNLFVYGGVNFEPYRNKLEQSIGKKVDSIELYPASEGFIAYQDSQNDNSLLLMVNSGIYYEFIPVSEYFHNNPTRISLKDIELGVNYAIILNTNAGLWGYSLGDTVKFVSKDPYKIIVTGRVKHYISAFGEHVIAEEVEKALKQAAEQQHAEIVEFTVAPMITPSEGLPYHEWFIEFHKMPDDLERFRLAIDESLQKQNIYYRDLIQGHILQSLKLRLLKKDSFINYMRAQGKLGGQNKVPRLANDRKIADELLVYSS; translated from the coding sequence ATGGGATTTCTTTCTGTTTTAAGCCGCCCGCTTGCCGCATGGACTGCCCGTGAAACGCGCTACTGGAGCCGAAACGCGGTGCTTTTCCAGCAACGGATTTTTCAGCAGCTGCTCTTTAGCGGGAAAGAAACACTTTTTGGAAAAGATCACTGGTTGACATCTGTCAAAACCTATGTTCAGTTCCGTGAACAGGTTCCTGTCCGCGACTACGAAGGATTAAAAAACTATTTTGAAAAGATAAAAGCCGGAGAAGAAAATGTGATGTGGCCGGGAAAACCACTTTATCTTTCCAAAACATCCGGAACGACCTCGGGTGCTAAATACATCCCGATTACCAGAGCTTCTATTCCGAATCACATCAATTCCACAAGGAATGCACTATTGAGTTATATCCATGAAACAGGAAATTCAAAATTTCTCGATGGTAAACTCATTTTTATATCCGGTTCACCTGCGCTTGAAACGATGAATGGTATTCCGGTCGGTCGTCTATCAGGCATTGTTAACCATCATGTGCCCGCTTATCTCCGGAGAAACCAGATGCCTACTTATGCAACCAATTGTATTGATGATTGGGAAACAAAAGTGGAAACGATTGCGAATGAAACACTGCATGAAAACATGTCCTTTATTTCCGGGATCCCTCCATGGGTGCAGATGTATTTTGATAAGCTCCATGAAAAAACAGGAAAGCGGATAAAGGATATCTTCCCGAATTTCAACCTCTTCGTTTATGGTGGTGTAAATTTTGAGCCTTACCGGAACAAGCTCGAGCAAAGTATCGGAAAAAAGGTCGATTCCATTGAGCTCTATCCCGCAAGCGAAGGATTCATTGCTTATCAGGATTCACAAAATGACAACTCACTTTTGCTGATGGTTAATTCCGGCATTTACTATGAGTTCATTCCTGTGAGCGAATATTTCCACAACAACCCGACTCGCATCTCTTTAAAAGACATTGAACTGGGCGTTAATTACGCGATCATCCTCAATACAAATGCAGGACTGTGGGGATACAGCCTTGGAGATACCGTAAAATTTGTCTCAAAGGATCCTTATAAGATCATTGTCACAGGAAGGGTTAAACATTACATCTCAGCATTTGGAGAGCATGTAATCGCGGAAGAAGTTGAAAAGGCTCTGAAACAGGCTGCCGAACAACAGCATGCTGAAATTGTTGAATTCACTGTAGCTCCGATGATCACTCCTTCCGAAGGATTGCCTTACCACGAATGGTTCATCGAGTTCCACAAAATGCCCGATGACCTGGAAAGATTCCGGCTTGCAATTGATGAAAGTTTGCAGAAACAGAACATCTATTATCGCGATCTGATCCAGGGACATATTCTTCAGTCTCTGAAATTGCGTTTACTGAAGAAAGATTCATTTATCAATTACATGCGCGCACAAGGAAAGCTGGGCGGGCAAAACAAGGTGCCCCGACTGGCCAATGACCGGAAAATCGCTGATGAATTGCTGGTTTATTCTTCGTAA